A region of Sesamum indicum cultivar Zhongzhi No. 13 linkage group LG7, S_indicum_v1.0, whole genome shotgun sequence DNA encodes the following proteins:
- the LOC105166025 gene encoding L10-interacting MYB domain-containing protein isoform X2, giving the protein MWHTLAEEQSQHFDRICKFWGEDQAKMDIDANDHQAKQERLRTRWTPALDKIFVDIVVEQIQQGNRPNNVFDKKTWNQIREEFNRQTNLSFNNNQLRKHLDVLRTRYHNLQSTVIQNDAMQDPCYVGFDLWEDIGAPSKIEPAKTKECPIYEQLCTIFADTGVDGKYAQSSHYEELDKPAGFDPLGPEGVNQHPKTPSTSKLLEGNESSPQNVTKNMADKKRKRPSEAGSTPEQSSWNQELSDTMAEAIWDMINSLKSRQVTGPLVDERFSISSCIKALDDIEGIEDNLYYAALDLFENPSFREMFISLNSSYVRLTWLQGKCGSYTHYSN; this is encoded by the exons ATGTGGCACACACTTGCTGAGGAGCAGAGCCAACACTTTGATCGCATATGCAAGTTCTGGGGTGAAGATCAAGCCAAG ATGGATATTGACGCTAATGACCACCAAGCCAAGCAAGAGCGTTTGAGGACAAGATGGACACCAGCTCTTGATAAGATTTTTGTCGACATAGTTGTGGAGCAGATTCAACAAGGGAACAGACCAAATAATGTTTTCGATAAGAAAACGTGGAACCAGATCCGGGAGGAATTTAATAGACAGACCAACCTCAGTTTCAATAACAACCAACTGAGGAAACATCTTGATGTTCTGCGGACACGTTACCACAATCTACAATCAACTGTTATCCAAAATGATGCAATGCAGGATCCATGCTATGTGGGATTTGATCTATGGGAAGACATTGGG GCACCATCCAAGATCGAACCAGCAAAGACCAAAGAGTGTCCTATTTATGAGCAACTGTGCACAATATTTGCAGATACGGGCGTGGATGGAAAATATGCCCAATCTAGCCACTACGAAGAGTTGGACAAGCCTGCAGGTTTTGATCCTTTAGGTCCAGAAGGTGTAAACCAACATCCAAAAACTCCATCAACATCAAAACTCCTTGAAGGGAATGAATCTTCACCCCAAAACGTGACCAAGAACATGGCTGATAAAAAGAGAAAGCGGCCATCAGAAGCAGGCTCGACACCTGAACAAAGCAGTTGGAATCAAGAATTAAGTGATACGATGGCAGAAGCCATTTGGGATATGATCAATTCTTTAAAGTCACGACAAGTCACAGGGCCTCTTGTTGATGAAAGATTCTCAATCAGCAGCTGCATAAAAGCCCTGGATGATATCGAAGGCATTGAAGACAATCTATACTATGCTGCCTTGGATCTGTTCGAGAATCCTAGTTTTAGGGAGATGTTCATTTCACTCAATAGCAGTTATGTCCGCTTAACATGGTTGCAGGGAAAGTGTGGCAGTTATACCCATTATAGCAATTGA
- the LOC105166025 gene encoding L10-interacting MYB domain-containing protein isoform X1: MSVMWHTLAEEQSQHFDRICKFWGEDQAKMDIDANDHQAKQERLRTRWTPALDKIFVDIVVEQIQQGNRPNNVFDKKTWNQIREEFNRQTNLSFNNNQLRKHLDVLRTRYHNLQSTVIQNDAMQDPCYVGFDLWEDIGAPSKIEPAKTKECPIYEQLCTIFADTGVDGKYAQSSHYEELDKPAGFDPLGPEGVNQHPKTPSTSKLLEGNESSPQNVTKNMADKKRKRPSEAGSTPEQSSWNQELSDTMAEAIWDMINSLKSRQVTGPLVDERFSISSCIKALDDIEGIEDNLYYAALDLFENPSFREMFISLNSSYVRLTWLQGKCGSYTHYSN, from the exons ATGAG TGTGATGTGGCACACACTTGCTGAGGAGCAGAGCCAACACTTTGATCGCATATGCAAGTTCTGGGGTGAAGATCAAGCCAAG ATGGATATTGACGCTAATGACCACCAAGCCAAGCAAGAGCGTTTGAGGACAAGATGGACACCAGCTCTTGATAAGATTTTTGTCGACATAGTTGTGGAGCAGATTCAACAAGGGAACAGACCAAATAATGTTTTCGATAAGAAAACGTGGAACCAGATCCGGGAGGAATTTAATAGACAGACCAACCTCAGTTTCAATAACAACCAACTGAGGAAACATCTTGATGTTCTGCGGACACGTTACCACAATCTACAATCAACTGTTATCCAAAATGATGCAATGCAGGATCCATGCTATGTGGGATTTGATCTATGGGAAGACATTGGG GCACCATCCAAGATCGAACCAGCAAAGACCAAAGAGTGTCCTATTTATGAGCAACTGTGCACAATATTTGCAGATACGGGCGTGGATGGAAAATATGCCCAATCTAGCCACTACGAAGAGTTGGACAAGCCTGCAGGTTTTGATCCTTTAGGTCCAGAAGGTGTAAACCAACATCCAAAAACTCCATCAACATCAAAACTCCTTGAAGGGAATGAATCTTCACCCCAAAACGTGACCAAGAACATGGCTGATAAAAAGAGAAAGCGGCCATCAGAAGCAGGCTCGACACCTGAACAAAGCAGTTGGAATCAAGAATTAAGTGATACGATGGCAGAAGCCATTTGGGATATGATCAATTCTTTAAAGTCACGACAAGTCACAGGGCCTCTTGTTGATGAAAGATTCTCAATCAGCAGCTGCATAAAAGCCCTGGATGATATCGAAGGCATTGAAGACAATCTATACTATGCTGCCTTGGATCTGTTCGAGAATCCTAGTTTTAGGGAGATGTTCATTTCACTCAATAGCAGTTATGTCCGCTTAACATGGTTGCAGGGAAAGTGTGGCAGTTATACCCATTATAGCAATTGA
- the LOC105166026 gene encoding protein SPA, chloroplastic, producing MKMLAAPSASVSASRLNSPFLYCPLKLSSSFRFSRKALKIQRSPASYPCVRAADLDQNTIVAITVGVVSVAVGIGIPVFYETQIDNASKRDNTQPCFPCNGSGAQKCRFCMGTGSVTVELGGDEKEVSQCINCDGVGSLTCTTCQGSGIQPRYLDRREFKDDD from the exons atgaaaatgttagCTGCGCCTTCAGCTTCAGTTTCAGCTTCTCGCCTCAACTCTCCATTTCTCTACTGCCCACTTAagctttcttcttcatttcgTTTTTCGAGGAAGGCCCTTAAAATTCAACGCTCTCCAGCTTCATATCCATGCGTCAGGGCCGCTGATCTTGACCAGAACACA ATAGTGGCGATAACAGTTGGTGTGGTCAGTGTTGCAGTTGGGATTGGGATTCCTGTGTTCTATGAAACCCAAATTGACAATGCT TCCAAAAGAGACAACACTCAGCCATGCTTCCCCTGCAATGGCAGTGGTGCTC AGAAATGTAGATTTTGCATGGGTACTGGCAGTGTGACAGTTGAACTTGGTGGAGATGAGAAAGAAGTCTCCCAATGCATCAACTGTGATGGGGTTGGTTCTTTGACATGCACCACATGCCAAGGCAGTGGCATTCAACCACGATACCTTGATCGCAG AGAATTCAAGGATGACGACTAA
- the LOC105166024 gene encoding endoglucanase 10, whose amino-acid sequence MRQKKKSKGVCCWSMLALVVLAIVAVILLVVMVKTDEGSGSPGAPVKKYADALKLAMQFFDVQKSGKLEKNQIDWRGDSGLKDGSEAKLDLSKGMYDAGDHMKFGFPMAFTATVLSWAILEYGDQMQVVDQLEPARSSLKWITDYLINAHPSENVLYIQVGNPKLDHSCWNRPEDMTEKRPLRQVNTSAPGTEVAAETAAALASASLVFKSVDSTYASSLLKHAKQLFAFADKYRKSYSISIPEVQSFYNSTGYGDELLWAAGWLYHATGENSYFQFATGKTAETFGNWGNPTWFSWDNKLAGAQVLLSRVSFFGSKDVSNNDVLGKYRETAEAVMCGFLPKSPTATESRTENGLIWVSEWNALQQSVSSAFLAVVYSDYMLTSRTAHISCSGSTFKPSDLRDFAITQANYVLGDNPMQLSYIVGYGDNYPQQVHHRGASIPADENPSCKDGFKWLEADTPNPNIATGALVGGPFLNETYIDVRNNSMQGEPSTYNSALLVGLLSGLVTTSSVVQSFA is encoded by the exons ATGAggcagaaaaagaaatcaaaaggcGTGTGTTGTTGGTCTATGCTAGCGTTGGTTGTGTTGGCAattgtagctgtaattttactGGTTGTGATGGTCAAAACAGATGAAGGGTCTGGCTCTCCAGGCGCCCCCGTAAAGAAATACGCTGATGCTCTTAAACTTGCAATGCAGTTTTTCGACGTACAGAAAT CTGGGAAGTTGGAGAAGAATCAGATAGATTGGAGAGGGGACTCGGGATTGAAAGATGGAAGTGAAGCAAAACTTGATCTTTCAAAGGGAATGTATGATGCCGGCGACCATATGAAGTTCGGATTTCCGATGGCTTTCACTGCCACCGTGCTGTCATGGGCCATTCTCGAGTATGGGGATCAAATGCAGGTTGTTGATCAGTTAGAACCTGCTCGCAGCTCGCTGAAGTGGATTACCGACTACCTCATAAATGCTCATCCTTCAGAGAACGTCTTGTATATTCAG GTAGGTAATCCTAAACTAGACCATAGTTGTTGGAACAGACCAGAGGACATGACGGAGAAAAGGCCTCTTAGACAAGTCAATACCTCTGCTCCAGGAACTGAGGTTGCTGCAGAAACAGCAGCAGCTCTGGCATCAGCATCTCTCGTCTTCAAGTCTGTCGATTCTACATATGCAAGTTCACTTCTCAAGCATGCCAAGCAATTGTTTGCGTTTGCtgataaatacagaaaatCTTATAGCATCAGCATTCCTGAAGTCCAAAGTTTCTACAATTCTACCGGCTATGGGGACGAGCTCTTGTGGGCAGCTGGCTGGCTGTATCATGCAACAGGGGAGAATTCGTATTTTCAGTTTGCAACGGGAAAAACAGCCGAAACCTTTGGTAATTGGGGAAACCCCACATGGTTTAGCTGGGATAACAAGCTAGCTGGAGCTCAG GTGCTGCTGTCAAGAGTAAGCTTCTTTGGGTCGAAAGATGTCTCAAACAATGATGTTCTTGGAAAATATAGGGAGACAGCAGAAGCTGTCATGTGTGGTTTCTTACCAAAATCTCCGACTGCCACTGAGAGTAGAACTGAGA aTGGTTTAATATGGGTAAGCGAATGGAACGCTTTGCAGCAATCAGTATCATCAGCCTTTTTAGCTGTCGTTTATAGCGATTACATGCTTACTTCTCGAACTGCACATATATCGTGTAGTGGAAGCACTTTTAAGCCCTCAGATCTCCGAGATTTTGCAATCACACAG GCAAACTATGTGTTAGGTGACAACCCTATGCAGTTGAGTTATATTGTGGGCTATGGCGATAACTACCCACAACAAGTCCATCACAGAGGAGCATCTATTCCAGCTGACGAAAACCCTTCATGTAAAGATGGTTTCAAGTGGCTTGAGGCGGATACACCTAATCCCAATATAGCAACCGGAGCACTTGTAGGCGGACCATTCCTTAATGAAACGTACATAGATGTTAGAAACAACTCGATGCAAGGCGAGCCAAGCACGTATAATAGTGCACTCCTCGTTGGGCTTCTTTCTGGTCTAGTGACCACGTCGTCTGTCGTGCAATCATTCGCATAA
- the LOC105166023 gene encoding cytokinin riboside 5'-monophosphate phosphoribohydrolase LOG1-like, producing the protein MDQNINVQQQGEGEGQGQEGGKASSRFKRICVFCGSSPGKNPTYRLAAIHLAKQLVERQIDLVYGGGSIGLMGLVSQAVYDGGRHVLGVIPTTLMPREISGEPVGEVRAVSGMHQRKAEMARQADAFIALPGGYGTLEELLEVITWAQLGIHDKPVGLLNVDGYYNSLLSFIDKAVDEGFITPSARHIIVSAQTAHDLISKLEDYNPMHNESATKLSWEMEQQLGYTAKSDIAR; encoded by the exons ATGGATCAGAACATTAATGTGCAGCAGcagggagagggagagggacAGGGGCAGGAGGGCGGAAAGGCATCATCAAGATTCAAGAGAATATGTGTGTTCTGTGGGAGCAGCCCAGGGAAGAACCCTACCTACCGCCTTGCTGCTATACATCTTGCAAAACAACTG GTGGAAAGGCAGATAGACCTGGTTTATGGAGGTGGGAGCATCGGGTTGATGGGTCTCGTTTCTCAAGCTGTCTATGATGGTGGTCGCCACGTCTTAGG GGTTATTCCCACAACTCTAATGCCCAGAGag ataagtGGAGAGCCTGTTGGAGAAGTAAGAGCAGTATCTGGTATGCACCAGAGGAAGGCTGAAATGGCCAGACAAGCTGATGCTTTTATAGCCTTGCCTG GTGGGTATGGTACATTGGAGGAACTGCTGGAAGTCATCACCTGGGCTCAACTAGGCATTCATGACAAACCCGTGGGGTTGCTGAATGTGGATGGCTACTACAACTCACTGCTCTCTTTCATAGACAAGGCTGTTGATGAGGGCTTCATTACGCCATCTGCCCGTCACATTATTGTCTCTGCCCAAACTGCCCATGACCTCATCTCTAAGCTTGAG GATTATAATCCGATGCATAATGAGTCTGCAACCAAATTGAGTTGGGAAATGGAGCAGCAACTGGGCTATACTGCAAAGTCAGATATTGCTCGTTGA